One segment of Alnus glutinosa chromosome 2, dhAlnGlut1.1, whole genome shotgun sequence DNA contains the following:
- the LOC133861105 gene encoding protein DETOXIFICATION 8-like yields the protein MEEALLLARREERVTSTWGALTEELKRVSYMAAPMVVVTLSQFLLQVVSVMMVGHLGQLQLASVAIASSFTNVTGFSLLFGMAGALETLCGQAYGAEQYQKLGIYTYCSIFCLTLVCLPVSVLWIFMDKLLTLLGQDASISLEAGKYSIYIIPALFGYAILQSLVRYFQSQGLILPMLFSSCATLCFHVPLCWALIFKFELGITGASLTIALSYWLNAIMLGLYIKYSSACEKTCASFSKDVFLSMREFFCLAIPSAVMACLEWWSFELLVLLSGLLPNPRLETSVLSICLTTMSLHYFIPYGAGAAASTRISNELGAGNPSTARLSVKAVMFLAVIEVVIVSTTLFSCRSVWGYAYSDEKEVVDYIKGMTPLLCLSVIMDTSQAILSGVARGSGWQHIGAFVNLGAYYLVGIPVAVVLCFVLHFRGKGLWIGILTGSTVQAILLAFVTAFTNWQKQATKARERIFQGTISAENCLA from the exons ATGGAAGAGGCACTACTATTGGCAAGGAGGGAAGAGAGGGTAACATCAACATGGGGTGCCTTAACGGAGGAGCTAAAGAGGGTGAGCTACATGGCAGCACCGATGGTGGTGGTTACATTGTCTCAGTTTCTTCTGCAGGTTGTATCGGTGATGATGGTCGGACATCTCGGTCAACTCCAACTCGCCAGTGTCGCTATTGCCAGCTCTTTTACTAACGTCACTGGCTTCAGTCTTCTT TTTGGGATGGCTGGTGCTTTGGAAACTTTGTGTGGGCAAGCATATGGGGCAGAGCAGTACCAGAAGCTTGGGATATATACTTACTGTTCAATATTCTGTCTTACTTTAGTTTGTCTGCCTGTCTCTGTCCTCTGGATATTCATGGACAAACTATTAACTCTGCTAGGCCAAGACGCTTCAATCTCACTTGAAGCTGGAAAATACTCAATTTACATCATCCCTGCTCTATTTGGGTATGCTATCCTCCAATCATTGGTCCGGTACTTCCAATCTCAAGGCTTGATCCTTCCAATGCTCTTTAGCTCATGTGCCACTCTATGTTTCCATGTTCCTCTTTGTTGGGCTTTGATATTCAAGTTTGAATTAGGAATAACTGGAGCATCTTTAACTATTGCCTTATCATATTGGTTGAATGCAATCATGCTCGGACTCTACATAAAGTATTCCTCAGCCTGTGAGAAAACCTGCGCCTCGTTTTCAAAGGATGTTTTCCTAAGCATGAGGGAGTTCTTTTGCCTTGCTATCCCCTCTGCTGTGATGGCTTG TCTTGAATGGTGGTCATTTGAGCTGCTTGTACTACTCTCTGGGCTTCTGCCAAATCCGAGGCTTGAAACCTCTGTTCTTTCTATATG CCTCACGACGATGTCGTTGCACTACTTCATTCCATATGGCGCTGGTGCTGCTGCAAG TACTCGGATTTCAAATGAATTAGGAGCTGGGAATCCATCCACGGCACGATTGTCTGTAAAGGCTGTGATGTTTCTAGCAGTCATAGAGGTAGTGATTGTGAGCACAACACTTTTTTCGTGCCGTTCTGTTTGGGGATATGCTTACAGCGATGAAAAGGAAGTTGTGGATTATATCAAGGGAATGACTCCTCTGCTTTGTCTCTCGGTTATCATGGATACCTCACAAGCTATACTTTCTG GGGTTGCTAGAGGAAGCGGGTGGCAACATATAGGCGCTTTTGTCAATCTTGGGGCATATTACTTGGTTGGAATACCGGTGGCTGTTGTATTGTGTTTTGTTCTACATTTCAGAGGGAAGGGCCtctggattggaatattgaccGGTTCTACTGTACAAGCAATATTGCTTGCTTTCGTAACAGCCTTCACAAATTGGCAAAAACAG GCTACCAAGGCGAGGGAGAGGATATTTCAGGGAACAATATCTGCAGAGAATTGTTTAGCTTGA